In Spinacia oleracea cultivar Varoflay chromosome 5, BTI_SOV_V1, whole genome shotgun sequence, a single window of DNA contains:
- the LOC110804918 gene encoding pentatricopeptide repeat-containing protein At1g18900-like produces the protein MLRAKQITNFSNCARSILYSGSRCSTDGSSCSCPDDDKCGSRRQTTLLRPKPSAVVSLPTARVESIVSKDAGKTSQNPEKVNCSTSRPQVVSLSSALGKQDCASYSTSVNSDQNDVTQSSAHITDQLVKVGIAAVGFISDVVNYKIPLTDGSETASSAQTYMVGHSRPRSTVKPSTVQSVKRDDFYVHEKPSSREETTSSPSVSYQGPKGKTDNHGPAETLSHETSRKVGGSVGTQGIKSDKNSYIATQGIASEKKSYIGTQSVSSEKKNFCSQKPKAYTNSPNIQASKPKFTGRNPHYVNNYARDFKSQAGTAPFGRQYVSTGQVNTVLEILKRLKWGPTAEVALENLNFSMDAYQANQVLKQIPDYVAALGFFYWLKRGVGFKHDGHTYTTMVGILGRAKQFDAINVLLDQMVRDGCEPNVVTYNRLIHSYGRANYLNDAVGVFHQMQKAGCEPDRVTYCTLIDIHAKSGYLDVALHMYQRMQEAGLSPDTFTYSVMINCLGKAGHLSAAHKLFCEMVDSGCIPNLVTYNIMIALQAKARNYPVALQIYRDMKNAGYEPDKVTYSIVMEVLGHCGYLEEAEAIFFEMKSKKWVPDEPVYGLLVDLWGKAGNAEKALQWYQAMLQAGLYPNVPTCNSLLSAFLRVHRLSDAYNVLLGMVNMGLSPSLQTYTLLLSCCTEAKTSFNMGFCGQLMSITGHPAHVFLLNMPASGPDGQNVRDHVGRFLDVMHSEDRESKRGLIDAVVDFLHKSGLKEEAGSVWEVAAMKNVYPDAVREKSSCYWLINLHVMSDGTAVTALSRTLAWFRRQLLMSGVGPTRIDIVTGWGRRSKVTGASLVRQSVQELLDMFSFPFFTENGNSGCFVGCGEPLNRWLQQSCVERMHLL, from the coding sequence ATGCTTCGAGCCAAGCAGATCACTAACTTTTCCAATTGTGCTAGATCCATATTGTATAGTGGGTCAAGATGTAGTACAGATGGGAGCTCATGTTCATGCCCTGATGATGATAAATGTGGTTCAAGGAGACAGACTACATTGCTTCGGCCAAAACCATCAGCCGTAGTGTCTTTACCTACTGCAAGGGTTGAATCTATAGTCTCAAAGGATGCTGGGAAAACTTCTCAAAACCCAGAAAAGGTCAACTGCTCAACTTCTCGCCCACAAGTTGTCTCTCTTTCAAGTGCTTTAGGGAAACAAGACTGTGCAAGTTATTCCACCAGTGTTAATTCTGATCAGAATGACGTGACACAGTCGTCAGCTCACATAACAGACCAGTTGGTTAAAGTAGGTATTGCTGCAGTGGGTTTTATATCGGATGTAGTAAATTATAAGATTCCTCTGACAGATGGAAGTGAAACGGCTTCTTCTGCTCAAACGTACATGGTTGGTCATAGTAGACCCAGATCAACTGTCAAACCATCAACTGTACAATCTGTAAAGAGAGACGATTTTTATGTACATGAGAAACCTTCTTCAAGAGAGGAGACTACTTCTAGTCCCTCAGTGAGTTATCAGGGTCCCAAAGGTAAAACCGATAATCATGGGCCCGCAGAAACTTTGAGCCATGAGACTAGTAGAAAGGTAGGAGGTTCAGTAGGAACTCAGGGTATAAAATCAGATAAGAATAGCTATATAGCAACCCAGGGTATAGCATCAGAAAAGAAAAGTTACATAGGAACTCAGAGTGTTTCATCTGAAAAGAAGAATTTTTGTTCTCAGAAACCCAAAGCATATACGAATAGCCCTAATATACAGGCTTCAAAACCTAAGTTTACTGGCAGAAATCCTCATTATGTCAATAATTATGCAAGGGATTTTAAATCTCAGGCGGGAACAGCTCCTTTTGGTAGACAGTATGTGAGCACTGGACAAGTTAATACTGTTTTAGAAATATTGAAAAGGCTGAAATGGGGTCCTACAGCAGAAGTTGCACTTGAGAATCTCAATTTCTCGATGGATGCTTATCAAGCAAATCAAGTTCTGAAGCAGATTCCAGACTACGTTGCTGCACTTGGCTTCTTCTACTGGTTGAAACGGGGAGTAGGTTTTAAGCATGATGGACATACATATACAACTATGGTGGGCATCTTAGGTCGGGCCAAACAGTTTGATGCAATTAATGTCTTGCTTGATCAGATGGTCAGAGATGGATGTGAACCGAACGTAGTGACTTACAACCGTCTGATTCATAGCTATGGACGTGCGAACTATCTCAATGACGCAGTTGGTGTTTTCCACCAAATGCAGAAAGCTGGCTGTGAACCTGACCGAGTCACCTATTGCACACTTATCGATATTCATGCGAAATCAGGTTATCTCGATGTTGCCTTGCACATGTATCAGAGGATGCAGGAGGCAGGCCTTTCTCCCGACACATTTACTTACAGTGTTATGATCAACTGCTTAGGAAAAGCTGGTCATTTGTCTGCTGCTCACAAGCTGTTCTGTGAGATGGTTGATTCAGGTTGTATCCCAAATCTTGTTACGTACAACATCATGATTGCCTTGCAAGCCAAGGCAAGAAACTACCCTGTTGCCCTGCAGATTTACCGTGACATGAAAAACGCAGGGTACGAGCCCGACAAAGTCACATACAGTATAGTGATGGAAGTGCTAGGACATTGTGGATATCTCGAGGAGGCAGAAGCAATATTTTTTGAGATGAAGAGTAAGAAGTGGGTTCCTGACGAGCCTGTTTACGGACTTCTTGTGGACTTATGGGGTAAAGCTGGGAATGCTGAAAAGGCCCTGCAATGGTATCAAGCAATGCTGCAAGCAGGCTTGTATCCTAATGTGCCAACCTGTAACTCTCTACTTAGTGCTTTTCTTCGAGTTCACAGACTCTCAGATGCTTATAATGTGCTCTTAGGCATGGTGAACATGGGACTTAGTCCTTCACTGCAAACTTACACTTTGCTCCTCAGTTGCTGCACGGAAGCTAAAACATCCTTCAATATGGGCTTTTGTGGGCAACTTATGTCCATAACGGGCCATCCAGCCCATGTTTTTCTGCTGAATATGCCAGCATCAGGGCCTGATGGACAGAATGTTCGGGACCACGTAGGAAGGTTCCTGGATGTGATGCACAGTGAAGACAGGGAAAGCAAACGGGGGCTGATTGATGCCGTGGTGGATTTTCTTCACAAGTCAGGCTTGAAGGAGGAGGCTGGTTCTGTGTGGGAGGTAGCAGCTATGAAGAATGTGTACCCTGATGCCGTGAGGGAGAAAAGCTCTTGCTATTGGCTAATCAACTTGCACGTCATGTCAGATGGAACGGCAGTGACTGCCCTTTCTAGGACACTTGCTTGGTTCCGCCGCCAGCTTCTGATGTCAGGGGTGGGTCCCACCAGAATCGACATTGTGACTGGGTGGGGTCGACGGAGCAAGGTGACAGGAGCATCATTGGTAAGGCAGTCTGTTCAGGAGCTGCTTGATATGTTTAGCTTTCCATTCTTTACTGAAAATGGAAATTCTGGGTGCTTTGTGGGATGCGGTGAGCCCCTCAACAGATGGTTGCAGCAGTCATGTGTTGAGCGGATGCACTTGCTCTAG
- the LOC110804938 gene encoding uncharacterized protein, protein MEFCPSCANLLQYEMRMPARFFCRSCRYICPIEKKVKIKRGVILAHKEATPVVVGEKQHVGATTDATCPKCSHGKAEFEQMQTRSADEPMTIFYKCLNQSCKHNWRED, encoded by the exons ATGGAATTTTGCCCCAGTTGTGCAAATTTGCTTCAATATGAAATGCGTATGCCTGCTAGATTCTTTTGTCGGTCATGCCGTTACATATGTCCGATAGAAAAAAAG GTGAAAATAAAGAGAGGGGTAATTCTCGCCCATAAAGAGGCAACGCCAGTTGTTGTGGGAGAAAAGCAGCATGTTGGGGCTACTACTGATG CGACATGTCCAAAATGTAGCCATGGCAAAGCAGAATTTGAACAAATGCAGACCAGATCGGCTGATGAACCCATGACAATATTTTACAAATGCTTGAACCAGAGTTGTAAACATAATTGGAGAGAAGATTAA
- the LOC110804932 gene encoding calcium-dependent protein kinase 10 isoform X2 — protein MGNCNACIRPEELPKKNPQTKKKKTRPNPYSINQPQPAPVRVLKDIIPAVGPRISDKYVIGRELGRGEFGITYLCTDRETKDRLAVKSISKRKLRTAIDVEDVRREVAIMSTLPVHPNIVRLKAVYEDNEAVHLVMELCEGGELFDRIVARGHYSERAAATVAKTVAEVVKMCHDNGVMHRDLKPENFLFANKKENSPLKAIDFGLSVFFRPETEQGVALAILRGVLDFKREPWPQISDSAKSLVKQMLDPDPKKRLTAQQVLEHPWLQNAKKASNVPLGDIVRTRLKQFAGMNRFKKRALRVIAEHLTVEEVEIIRDMFILMDTDRDGKVTYEELRTGLKKVGSQLGEPEIKLLMEVADADGNGYLDYGEFVAVTIHLQKMENDEHFHRAFMYFDKDGSGYIDLDELRDALSDESAETDADVLTEIMREVDTDKDGRISYEEFVAMMKAGTDWRKASRQYSRERFKSLSLNLMKDGSLQLHDGMTGEAVVV, from the exons ATGGGAAACTGCAACGCTTGTATCAGACCGGAAGAACTCCCTAAAAAAAACCCAcaaaccaaaaagaaaaaaacccgACCCAACCCATACTCCATAAACCAACCCCAACCCGCCCCGGTTCGTGTCTTAAAAGACATAATCCCCGCCGTCGGACCACGAATCAGCGACAAATACGTAATAGGCCGTGAACTAGGCCGGGGTGAATTCGGAATTACGTACTTATGTACGGACCGGGAAACGAAAGACCGGCTCGCCGTTAAATCGATTTCAAAAAGGAAGCTTCGAACCGCTATTGACGTAGAAGATGTAAGGAGAGAGGTGGCAATCATGTCTACACTTCCGGTTCACCCTAATATAGTCCGGCTAAAGGCGGTTTACGAAGATAATGAGGCGGTTCATTTGGTGATGGAGTTGTGTGAGGGTGGTGAGCTTTTTGATAGGATAGTGGCGCGTGGACATTATTCAGAAAGAGCGGCGGCTACGGTGGCGAAGACGGTGGCGGAAGTGGTGAAGATGTGTCATGATAATGGTGTTATGCATAGAGATTTGAAACCGGAGAATTTCTTGTTTGCTAATAAGAAGGAGAATTCTCCTCTTAAAGCGATTGATTTTGGCCTCTCTGTTTTCTTTCGTCCTG AGACCGAGCAAGGTGTTGCATTAGCGATATTGCGAGGAGTGCTTGATTTTAAGAGGGAGCCATGGCCTCAAATATCTGATAGTGCCAAGAGTCTTGTTAAACAGATGTTGGATCCTGACCCTAAAAAGCGATTGACTGCTCAACAAGTTCTTG AACACCCTTGGTTACAGAACGCAAAAAAAGCTTCAAATGTCCCATTGGGAGATATTGTTAGGACAAGGCTAAAGCAGTTTGCTGGGATGAATAGATTTAAGAAGAGGGCACTAAGG GTCATTGCTGAACACTTAACAGTTGAAGAGGTAGAGATTATTAGAGATATGTTCATATTGATGGATACTGACCGTGATGGAAAAGTAACATACGAAGAATTGAGGACCGGTCTTAAAAAGGTCGGTTCTCAACTTGGCGAGCCAGAGATAAAACTCCTCATGGAAGTG GCTGATGCTGATGGGAATGGTTACTTGGACTACGGGGAGTTTGTGGCAGTGACTATACACTTGCAGAAAATGGAGAACGATGAACACTTCCACCGAGCATTCATGTACTTTGACAAAGATGGAAGTGGTTACATCGATCTAGATGAGCTCCGAGATGCCTTATCTGACGAATCAGCTGAAACTGATGCTGATGTTCTAACTGAGATCATGCGTGAAGTTGATACCGACAAG GATGGTCGGATTAGTTACGAAGAATTCGTAGCAATGATGAAAGCCGGGACTGATTGGAGGAAGGCGTCTAGGCAGTACTCGAGAGAGAGATTCAAGAGCTTGAGTCTAAACTTAATGAAAGATGGTTCACTACAACTTCATGATGGTATGACTGGTGAAGCTGTTGTAGTGTAA
- the LOC110804932 gene encoding calcium-dependent protein kinase 10 isoform X1 gives MGNCNACIRPEELPKKNPQTKKKKTRPNPYSINQPQPAPVRVLKDIIPAVGPRISDKYVIGRELGRGEFGITYLCTDRETKDRLAVKSISKRKLRTAIDVEDVRREVAIMSTLPVHPNIVRLKAVYEDNEAVHLVMELCEGGELFDRIVARGHYSERAAATVAKTVAEVVKMCHDNGVMHRDLKPENFLFANKKENSPLKAIDFGLSVFFRPGERFTEIVGSPYYMAPEVLRRNYGQEVDVWSAGVILYILLCGVPPFWAETEQGVALAILRGVLDFKREPWPQISDSAKSLVKQMLDPDPKKRLTAQQVLEHPWLQNAKKASNVPLGDIVRTRLKQFAGMNRFKKRALRVIAEHLTVEEVEIIRDMFILMDTDRDGKVTYEELRTGLKKVGSQLGEPEIKLLMEVADADGNGYLDYGEFVAVTIHLQKMENDEHFHRAFMYFDKDGSGYIDLDELRDALSDESAETDADVLTEIMREVDTDKDGRISYEEFVAMMKAGTDWRKASRQYSRERFKSLSLNLMKDGSLQLHDGMTGEAVVV, from the exons ATGGGAAACTGCAACGCTTGTATCAGACCGGAAGAACTCCCTAAAAAAAACCCAcaaaccaaaaagaaaaaaacccgACCCAACCCATACTCCATAAACCAACCCCAACCCGCCCCGGTTCGTGTCTTAAAAGACATAATCCCCGCCGTCGGACCACGAATCAGCGACAAATACGTAATAGGCCGTGAACTAGGCCGGGGTGAATTCGGAATTACGTACTTATGTACGGACCGGGAAACGAAAGACCGGCTCGCCGTTAAATCGATTTCAAAAAGGAAGCTTCGAACCGCTATTGACGTAGAAGATGTAAGGAGAGAGGTGGCAATCATGTCTACACTTCCGGTTCACCCTAATATAGTCCGGCTAAAGGCGGTTTACGAAGATAATGAGGCGGTTCATTTGGTGATGGAGTTGTGTGAGGGTGGTGAGCTTTTTGATAGGATAGTGGCGCGTGGACATTATTCAGAAAGAGCGGCGGCTACGGTGGCGAAGACGGTGGCGGAAGTGGTGAAGATGTGTCATGATAATGGTGTTATGCATAGAGATTTGAAACCGGAGAATTTCTTGTTTGCTAATAAGAAGGAGAATTCTCCTCTTAAAGCGATTGATTTTGGCCTCTCTGTTTTCTTTCGTCCTG gAGAAAGGTTTACAGAAATAGTGGGGAGCCCATATTACATGGCACCAGAGGTGTTAAGGAGGAATTATGGGCAAGAAGTGGATGTTTGGAGTGCGGGTGTTATTCTTTACATTCTTCTTTGCGGTGTTCCTCCTTTTTGGGCAG AGACCGAGCAAGGTGTTGCATTAGCGATATTGCGAGGAGTGCTTGATTTTAAGAGGGAGCCATGGCCTCAAATATCTGATAGTGCCAAGAGTCTTGTTAAACAGATGTTGGATCCTGACCCTAAAAAGCGATTGACTGCTCAACAAGTTCTTG AACACCCTTGGTTACAGAACGCAAAAAAAGCTTCAAATGTCCCATTGGGAGATATTGTTAGGACAAGGCTAAAGCAGTTTGCTGGGATGAATAGATTTAAGAAGAGGGCACTAAGG GTCATTGCTGAACACTTAACAGTTGAAGAGGTAGAGATTATTAGAGATATGTTCATATTGATGGATACTGACCGTGATGGAAAAGTAACATACGAAGAATTGAGGACCGGTCTTAAAAAGGTCGGTTCTCAACTTGGCGAGCCAGAGATAAAACTCCTCATGGAAGTG GCTGATGCTGATGGGAATGGTTACTTGGACTACGGGGAGTTTGTGGCAGTGACTATACACTTGCAGAAAATGGAGAACGATGAACACTTCCACCGAGCATTCATGTACTTTGACAAAGATGGAAGTGGTTACATCGATCTAGATGAGCTCCGAGATGCCTTATCTGACGAATCAGCTGAAACTGATGCTGATGTTCTAACTGAGATCATGCGTGAAGTTGATACCGACAAG GATGGTCGGATTAGTTACGAAGAATTCGTAGCAATGATGAAAGCCGGGACTGATTGGAGGAAGGCGTCTAGGCAGTACTCGAGAGAGAGATTCAAGAGCTTGAGTCTAAACTTAATGAAAGATGGTTCACTACAACTTCATGATGGTATGACTGGTGAAGCTGTTGTAGTGTAA